The Sphingopyxis fribergensis genome contains a region encoding:
- a CDS encoding Arm DNA-binding domain-containing protein: MNSRFAPTIANAEPRERAYKMFDGDGLHLFVRPNGSKLWRLNYSWLGKRKNAVTWTVAGPRSRGCEREAR; the protein is encoded by the coding sequence ATGAACAGTCGCTTTGCCCCGACGATCGCGAACGCAGAACCCCGTGAGCGCGCTTACAAGATGTTTGACGGTGACGGTTTGCACCTCTTCGTCAGGCCGAACGGCTCGAAGCTCTGGCGCCTCAACTACAGCTGGCTCGGCAAGCGGAAAAACGCCGTCACTTGGACAGTGGCCGGCCCTCGGTCTCGCGGATGCGAGAGGGAAGCGCGATAA
- a CDS encoding MlaA family lipoprotein, translated as MSVVTSAAAFLLIGTQPEEIGVVHQNEPLVRTAQAQAASAEPCPMIVDSQGEVQPPIMIGERPVEAGQSIDVPAEPGNTSEASPDEIIVIARGEAPPGDPLQNVNIEAFQVAQSVDKALVGPIAKGYEGGVPKPIRDGLGNALRNLSEPINFVNFLLQFKIGKALETVGRFAINSTIGAAGVFDVAKKAPINLPYRSNGFANTLGFYGVEPGPYFFLPLVGPTTLRDMVGDGIDLLVLPVSVGKPFNQTAYAVPTTVINRLNDRVARDAEIERLQEESADPYVETRSLYLEMRQREIDVLRGKGRDRAGQPEIVIPDTLVAPQASDPSADTASDCAKTLSRGTTLPIED; from the coding sequence ATGAGCGTCGTAACCAGTGCTGCCGCTTTCCTTCTGATCGGAACGCAGCCCGAAGAAATAGGCGTTGTTCACCAGAATGAGCCATTGGTCCGGACAGCTCAAGCTCAGGCAGCTTCTGCCGAACCATGTCCGATGATTGTGGATTCACAGGGCGAAGTGCAGCCCCCTATCATGATCGGCGAAAGGCCGGTGGAAGCGGGACAATCGATCGATGTGCCGGCGGAGCCTGGAAATACCTCTGAAGCATCGCCGGACGAGATTATCGTAATCGCGCGGGGCGAAGCGCCGCCGGGCGACCCACTCCAGAATGTGAATATTGAGGCCTTCCAGGTGGCTCAGTCGGTCGACAAGGCGCTCGTTGGGCCGATCGCCAAGGGATATGAGGGGGGCGTTCCGAAGCCGATCCGTGATGGTCTTGGCAACGCCTTGCGCAATCTCAGTGAGCCGATAAATTTTGTGAACTTCCTGCTCCAGTTCAAGATAGGAAAGGCTTTGGAAACGGTCGGCCGCTTCGCGATCAACTCGACGATCGGCGCCGCGGGTGTTTTCGACGTCGCCAAAAAGGCGCCCATCAATCTGCCCTATCGATCCAACGGCTTCGCAAACACGCTTGGCTTCTATGGGGTGGAGCCCGGGCCCTATTTCTTCCTTCCGCTGGTGGGGCCCACGACATTGCGCGATATGGTCGGCGATGGCATCGACCTGCTCGTCTTGCCCGTTTCCGTTGGCAAGCCTTTCAACCAGACCGCCTATGCTGTCCCGACGACCGTCATCAACAGGCTGAACGATCGTGTCGCGCGGGACGCGGAAATCGAGCGTTTGCAAGAGGAAAGCGCTGATCCCTATGTGGAGACGCGCAGCTTGTATCTTGAGATGCGGCAGCGGGAAATTGACGTGTTGCGCGGCAAGGGTCGCGATCGGGCAGGCCAGCCCGAAATCGTCATTCCCGACACGCTTGTCGCACCTCAGGCTTCCGATCCATCAGCCGACACAGCGTCAGATTGTGCAAAAACCTTGAGCAGAGGCACGACCCTTCCGATCGAAGACTGA